The Daucus carota subsp. sativus chromosome 2, DH1 v3.0, whole genome shotgun sequence genome includes a window with the following:
- the LOC108209494 gene encoding ubiquitin domain-containing protein DSK2a isoform X2 — protein MGVEGESTQSVTDSGSEESVQINVRCSNGAKFSVQASLRSTVLDFKQVVSQNCDVPAVQQRLIYKGRILKDDQTLDSYGLQADHTVHMVRGSPPLSTTPGTGAASVGNLNATQDSTQRVNPNDGGGLGGAGLGASLFPGLGGLGLGAGGNTGASGLFGAGLPEFEQVQQQLTQNPNMMREIINTPAIQNLMNNPDLMRSMIMSNPQMREIIDRNPELGHILNDPGILRQTLEAARNPELMREMMRNTDRAMSNIESSPEGFNMLRRMYENVQEPFLNATTMGGGAGNDPGSNPFAALLGNQGGGNQGTNASNESTNTGSETAAGTTIPNSNPLPNPWGGTAGSQTNTAARSNPTGGAAGIGGLGGLGLPGLDRTMGIPDPSAMNQLLQNPGVSQMMQSMLSNPQYMNQFLGTNPQLQSMFDMNPQLREMMQNPEIIRQLTSPEMMQRMSTFHQALLSQQNRQQSTQEPAQTGGIAGAQNNMGLDMLMNMFSGLGASGLAVPNTPDLPPEELYATQLSQLQEMGFFDTQENIRALRATSGNVHAAVERLLGNLGQ, from the exons ATGGGCGTAGAAGGCGAGTCAACTCAGTCGGTCACCGATTCCGGCAGCGAAGAATCGGTTCAAATCAACGTCCGGTGCTCCAACGGTGCCAAGTTTTCCGTTCAGGCGAGTCTCCGATCCACTGTTCTCGATTTCAAGCAAGTTGTTTCGCAGAATTGCGATGTTCCCGCTGTTCAGCAGAGGTTGATTTATAAGGGACGGATCTTGAAGGATGATCAAACCCTAGATAGTTATG GTCTTCAGGCAGATCACACTGTGCACATGGTTCGTGGGTCTCCCcctctttcaacaacaccaGGCACTGGTGCTGCGAGTGTTGGTAATCTCAATGCCACTCAAGATTCCACCCAGCGTGTTAATCCTAATGATGGAGGTGGTTTGGGAGGTGCTGGTCTTGGGGCATCACTATTTCCTGGGCTTGGCGGTCTTGGATTAGGTGCAGGTGGTAATACTGGTGCCTCTGGTTTATTTGGAGCTGGACTTCCAGAGTTTGAACAAGTTCAGCAACAATTGACTCAAAATCCCAACATGATGAGGGAAATAATAAACACACCGGCCATTCAAAATCTAATGAATAACCCAGATCTCATGCGGAGCATGATTATGAGCAATCCCCAGATGCGTGAAATCATTGATCGAAACCCTGAGCTAGGTCATATTCTTAATGATCCTGGCATTCTTAGGCAGACCCTAGAGGCTGCTAGGAACCCTGAGCTCATGCGCGAGATGATGCGCAACACTGATAGGGCAATGAGTAATATTGAATCATCACCCGAGGGCTTTAACATGCTCAGGCGCATGTATGAAAATGTTCAGGAGCCTTTCCTGAATGCTACGACAATGGGAGGGGGTGCAGGAAACGATCCGGGATCAAATCCATTTGCAGCTCTTCTAGGAAATCAAGGTGGTGGTAACCAAGGAACAAACGCCTCTAACGAGTCTACCAATACTGGTTCTGAAACAGCTGCTGGGACTACTATTCCTAATAGCAACCCTCTTCCTAACCCTTGGGGTGGTACTGCTG GTTCCCAAACAAACACAGCTGCAAGGTCAAATCCCACAGGAGGGGCAGCAGGGATTGGTGGCTTAGGTGGGCTGGGTCTCCCAGGGTTGGATCGCACAATGGGGATTCCAGATCCATCAGCAATGAACCAGCTTCTGCAAAATCCTGGTGTTTCGCAGATGATGCAGAGCATGCTTTCAAACCCGCAATACATGAATCAG TTTCTTGGAACTAATCCTCAGCTCCAAAGTATGTTCGATATGAACCCTCAATTAAGAGAAATGATGCAAAATCCAGAAATTATTCGTCAGCTTACCTCGCCTGAAATGATGCAG CGGATGTCAACATTTCATCAGGCACTTCTCTCTCAGCAGAACAGACAGCAATCAACTCA GGAACCAGCTCAAACTGGTGGGATTGCAG GAGCACAAAACAACATGGGGCTAGATATGTTGATGAATATGTTTAGTGGACTTGGAGCTAGTGGCTTGGCTGTCCCAAATACTCCTGATT TGCCTCCGGAAGAGCTCTATGCTACTCAGCTATCCCAACTTCAAGAAATGGGTTTCTTTGATACCCAAGAGAATATAAGGGCACTGCGTGCTACATCAGGAAACGTGCATGCAGCGGTGGAGAGATTGTTAGGTAACCTCGGACAGTAG
- the LOC108209494 gene encoding ubiquitin domain-containing protein DSK2a isoform X1: protein MGVEGESTQSVTDSGSEESVQINVRCSNGAKFSVQASLRSTVLDFKQVVSQNCDVPAVQQRLIYKGRILKDDQTLDSYGLQADHTVHMVRGSPPLSTTPGTGAASVGNLNATQDSTQRVNPNDGGGLGGAGLGASLFPGLGGLGLGAGGNTGASGLFGAGLPEFEQVQQQLTQNPNMMREIINTPAIQNLMNNPDLMRSMIMSNPQMREIIDRNPELGHILNDPGILRQTLEAARNPELMREMMRNTDRAMSNIESSPEGFNMLRRMYENVQEPFLNATTMGGGAGNDPGSNPFAALLGNQGGGNQGTNASNESTNTGSETAAGTTIPNSNPLPNPWGGTAGSQTNTAARSNPTGGAAGIGGLGGLGLPGLDRTMGIPDPSAMNQLLQNPGVSQMMQSMLSNPQYMNQFLGTNPQLQSMFDMNPQLREMMQNPEIIRQLTSPEMMQRMSTFHQALLSQQNRQQSTQEPAQTGGIAGAGAQNNMGLDMLMNMFSGLGASGLAVPNTPDLPPEELYATQLSQLQEMGFFDTQENIRALRATSGNVHAAVERLLGNLGQ from the exons ATGGGCGTAGAAGGCGAGTCAACTCAGTCGGTCACCGATTCCGGCAGCGAAGAATCGGTTCAAATCAACGTCCGGTGCTCCAACGGTGCCAAGTTTTCCGTTCAGGCGAGTCTCCGATCCACTGTTCTCGATTTCAAGCAAGTTGTTTCGCAGAATTGCGATGTTCCCGCTGTTCAGCAGAGGTTGATTTATAAGGGACGGATCTTGAAGGATGATCAAACCCTAGATAGTTATG GTCTTCAGGCAGATCACACTGTGCACATGGTTCGTGGGTCTCCCcctctttcaacaacaccaGGCACTGGTGCTGCGAGTGTTGGTAATCTCAATGCCACTCAAGATTCCACCCAGCGTGTTAATCCTAATGATGGAGGTGGTTTGGGAGGTGCTGGTCTTGGGGCATCACTATTTCCTGGGCTTGGCGGTCTTGGATTAGGTGCAGGTGGTAATACTGGTGCCTCTGGTTTATTTGGAGCTGGACTTCCAGAGTTTGAACAAGTTCAGCAACAATTGACTCAAAATCCCAACATGATGAGGGAAATAATAAACACACCGGCCATTCAAAATCTAATGAATAACCCAGATCTCATGCGGAGCATGATTATGAGCAATCCCCAGATGCGTGAAATCATTGATCGAAACCCTGAGCTAGGTCATATTCTTAATGATCCTGGCATTCTTAGGCAGACCCTAGAGGCTGCTAGGAACCCTGAGCTCATGCGCGAGATGATGCGCAACACTGATAGGGCAATGAGTAATATTGAATCATCACCCGAGGGCTTTAACATGCTCAGGCGCATGTATGAAAATGTTCAGGAGCCTTTCCTGAATGCTACGACAATGGGAGGGGGTGCAGGAAACGATCCGGGATCAAATCCATTTGCAGCTCTTCTAGGAAATCAAGGTGGTGGTAACCAAGGAACAAACGCCTCTAACGAGTCTACCAATACTGGTTCTGAAACAGCTGCTGGGACTACTATTCCTAATAGCAACCCTCTTCCTAACCCTTGGGGTGGTACTGCTG GTTCCCAAACAAACACAGCTGCAAGGTCAAATCCCACAGGAGGGGCAGCAGGGATTGGTGGCTTAGGTGGGCTGGGTCTCCCAGGGTTGGATCGCACAATGGGGATTCCAGATCCATCAGCAATGAACCAGCTTCTGCAAAATCCTGGTGTTTCGCAGATGATGCAGAGCATGCTTTCAAACCCGCAATACATGAATCAG TTTCTTGGAACTAATCCTCAGCTCCAAAGTATGTTCGATATGAACCCTCAATTAAGAGAAATGATGCAAAATCCAGAAATTATTCGTCAGCTTACCTCGCCTGAAATGATGCAG CGGATGTCAACATTTCATCAGGCACTTCTCTCTCAGCAGAACAGACAGCAATCAACTCA GGAACCAGCTCAAACTGGTGGGATTGCAG GTGCAGGAGCACAAAACAACATGGGGCTAGATATGTTGATGAATATGTTTAGTGGACTTGGAGCTAGTGGCTTGGCTGTCCCAAATACTCCTGATT TGCCTCCGGAAGAGCTCTATGCTACTCAGCTATCCCAACTTCAAGAAATGGGTTTCTTTGATACCCAAGAGAATATAAGGGCACTGCGTGCTACATCAGGAAACGTGCATGCAGCGGTGGAGAGATTGTTAGGTAACCTCGGACAGTAG